Genomic segment of Halanaerobiales bacterium:
GGAGCAGAAGTTGCAATGCATTTTGCTTTGAAATATCCAGATAAAATTAATACCCTAACTTTAGGCACTGCAGTCAGTGAAGTTAAACCTTTATTAAAAGCTCAGATAGAATCCTGGATCATGACTGCTAAAACATATAATGGAAAACTTTTTTATAAAGTTATGTCCCCTTTTGTTTATTCAAATTATTTTTATGAAGAAAATTCTAAATGGCTTGAAAAAAGAGCTGAAAAATTTGGAGAAAATGTGTCAAAAGACTGGCTTGATGCTTTTGTAGGGCTCTGCAATAATTTTTTGAGTTTAGATATTACTGATGACCTTTCAAAAATTAATATTCCTACATTAATAGTATCAGGTAAAGA
This window contains:
- a CDS encoding alpha/beta hydrolase, with amino-acid sequence GAEVAMHFALKYPDKINTLTLGTAVSEVKPLLKAQIESWIMTAKTYNGKLFYKVMSPFVYSNYFYEENSKWLEKRAEKFGENVSKDWLDAFVGLCNNFLSLDITDDLSKINIPTLIVSGKEDILKPPSYGKIINQNIKNSKFEIVDRAAHGLFAEKPAEFNKLIKNFIDQQ